TTTTAAACTCGTGACCCTGCCAGACGCACGGCTGCGGCAAAAATCGGAACTCATACCAGAATCACGCATTCACGAACCAACTTTCGTACGATATCTCGATAACCTCATTGCCACCATGTGGCATGCTGACGGCATCGGTATCGCCAGTGTGCAAATTGGTGAAATGATTCGCGCCGTCGTCATTACTCGCGGTGATGAGCCAATAGTTCTCATAAACCCCGAAATTAGTTACCGATCACTACGACGGCAAAGTTCTGAGGAAGGTTGCTTATCAGTACCAGGTTTTTTTGGTCCGGTGCGACGCAACTACCGCGTACGAGTAAGGGCGCTCGACCGAAAAGGAGCTCCAATCATGCTCGACGCTTCCGGATTACTTGCTCGAATTATTCAGCACGAAGTCGATCACACCAACGGCATACTTTTTGTTGATAGAACTCGCAAAGTGTACGCCACAAACTAAGATGAAAAACTATCGTATCGGCTTTGCTGGCACGGGCGCGTTTGCTATACCGATACTGCTGGCACTTGCTGACGTGGCAACGGTGCCGTTTGTATTTGTAAAAGGGAAGCATGGCAAAAGTGATTCTCCACTTGTTGACGTCGCCGCACAGCTCAATAGCACGTGCATCATAACGGAAAAAAGTAGCGAGCTATTGCCACACTGTGAGAGCGCCACTATGAACGGTCTTTTAGTGGCGGACTATGGCCTCATGATACCTGGGTCGGTTCTGGCACTCCTTCCAAACAACGTACTAAACGTTCATCCATCACTACTGCCAAAATATCGCGGGGCCACCCCCATT
Above is a genomic segment from Patescibacteria group bacterium containing:
- the def gene encoding peptide deformylase, whose product is MATIFKLVTLPDARLRQKSELIPESRIHEPTFVRYLDNLIATMWHADGIGIASVQIGEMIRAVVITRGDEPIVLINPEISYRSLRRQSSEEGCLSVPGFFGPVRRNYRVRVRALDRKGAPIMLDASGLLARIIQHEVDHTNGILFVDRTRKVYATN